The following proteins come from a genomic window of Streptomyces sp. NBC_00539:
- a CDS encoding 2-oxoacid:acceptor oxidoreductase subunit alpha has product MTSQVSSPAEQADGAGESVVGEQRTPPRPTGGGKEIRRLDRVIIRFAGDSGDGMQLTGDRFTSETASFGNDLSTLPNFPAEIRAPAGTLPGVSSFQLHFADHDILTPGDAPNVLVAMNPAALKANIADVPRGAEIIINTDEFTKRPMAKVGYETSPLEDGSLAAYNIHPVPLTTLTVEALKDFGLSRKEAERSKNMFALGLLSWMYHRPTEGTEAFLRSKFAKKPDIAEANVTAFRAGWNFGETTEDFAVSYEVAPATRAFPTGTYRNISGNLALAYGLIAAGQQADLPLYLGSYPITPASDILHELSKHKNFGVRTFQAEDEIAGIGAALGAAFGGALAVTTTSGPGVALKSETIGLAVSLELPLLIVDIQRGGPSTGLPTKTEQADLLQAMYGRNGEAPVPIVAPRTPADCFDAALDAARIALTYRTPVFLLSDGYLANGSEPWRIPEVADLPDLRTRFAAAPNHTLADDTEVFWPYKRDPETLARPWAVPGTPGLEHRIGGIEKHDGSGNISYDPANHDFMVRTRQAKIDGITVPDVEVDDPDGARTLVLGWGSTYGPITAAVRRLRAAGLPVAQTHLRHLNPFPRNLGEVLGRYDKVVVPEMNLGQLATLIRAKYLVDAQSYNQVNGMPFKAEQLAKVLEEAIND; this is encoded by the coding sequence GTGACCAGCCAGGTCAGCAGCCCAGCCGAGCAGGCCGACGGGGCCGGAGAGTCCGTCGTCGGCGAGCAGCGCACGCCACCGCGACCAACCGGGGGCGGCAAGGAGATCCGCCGTCTCGACCGCGTGATCATCCGCTTCGCGGGTGACTCGGGTGACGGCATGCAGCTCACCGGAGACCGCTTCACTTCGGAGACGGCGTCGTTCGGGAACGACCTTTCCACGCTGCCGAACTTCCCGGCCGAGATCAGGGCGCCTGCCGGCACTCTTCCGGGTGTCTCGTCGTTCCAGCTGCATTTCGCGGACCACGACATCCTGACCCCCGGGGACGCGCCGAACGTGCTGGTGGCGATGAATCCGGCGGCGTTGAAGGCGAACATCGCCGATGTGCCGCGCGGCGCGGAGATCATCATCAATACGGATGAATTCACCAAGCGCCCGATGGCGAAGGTGGGCTACGAGACCTCCCCCCTGGAGGACGGCTCCCTTGCGGCGTACAACATCCACCCGGTGCCGCTCACGACGCTGACGGTGGAGGCGCTCAAGGACTTCGGGCTCTCACGGAAGGAGGCCGAGCGCAGCAAGAACATGTTCGCGCTGGGCCTGCTGTCGTGGATGTACCACCGGCCGACGGAGGGCACCGAGGCGTTCCTGCGGAGCAAGTTCGCGAAGAAGCCGGACATTGCCGAGGCGAACGTGACGGCGTTCCGGGCGGGCTGGAACTTCGGGGAGACGACCGAGGACTTCGCGGTCTCCTACGAGGTCGCCCCCGCCACCCGCGCCTTCCCGACCGGCACCTACCGCAACATCTCGGGGAACCTGGCCCTCGCCTACGGGCTCATCGCCGCAGGTCAGCAGGCTGATCTGCCGCTCTATCTGGGCTCGTACCCGATCACGCCCGCCTCGGACATCCTGCACGAGCTGAGCAAGCACAAGAACTTCGGCGTGCGGACCTTCCAGGCCGAGGACGAGATCGCCGGCATCGGCGCGGCCCTCGGCGCGGCCTTCGGCGGCGCCCTGGCGGTGACCACCACCTCCGGCCCCGGTGTCGCCCTCAAGTCCGAGACCATCGGCCTCGCGGTCTCGCTGGAGCTGCCGCTGCTGATCGTGGACATCCAGCGCGGCGGGCCCTCCACGGGCCTGCCCACCAAGACGGAGCAGGCCGATCTGCTCCAGGCGATGTACGGGCGCAACGGCGAGGCCCCGGTGCCGATCGTCGCGCCCCGCACCCCGGCGGACTGCTTCGACGCCGCTCTGGACGCGGCGCGGATCGCGCTGACCTACCGCACGCCCGTCTTCCTGCTCTCCGACGGTTACCTCGCCAACGGCTCCGAGCCCTGGCGGATCCCGGAGGTCGCCGACCTGCCCGACCTGCGCACCCGGTTCGCCGCCGCCCCGAACCACACCCTGGCCGACGACACCGAGGTGTTCTGGCCCTACAAGCGGGACCCGGAAACCCTGGCCCGCCCCTGGGCCGTCCCCGGCACCCCCGGCCTCGAACACCGCATCGGCGGCATCGAGAAGCACGACGGCTCGGGCAACATCTCCTACGACCCGGCCAACCACGACTTCATGGTCCGCACCCGCCAGGCCAAGATCGACGGGATCACCGTCCCGGACGTGGAGGTCGACGACCCGGACGGGGCCCGCACGCTCGTCCTGGGCTGGGGGTCCACGTACGGCCCCATCACCGCCGCCGTCCGCCGTCTGCGCGCCGCCGGCCTGCCCGTCGCACAGACCCACCTGCGCCACCTGAACCCGTTCCCGAGGAATCTCGGTGAGGTCTTGGGGCGTTACGACAAGGTAGTGGTGCCGGAGATGAACCTCGGGCAGCTGGCCACCTTGATCCGGGCGAAGTACCTGGTGGACGCCCAGTCGTACAACCAGGTCAACGGAATGCCCTTCAAGGCGGAGCAGCTCGCGAAGGTTCTCGAGGAGGCCATCAATGACTGA
- a CDS encoding SDR family oxidoreductase: protein MSRIVVTGATGALGRLVVGELLTRVPADRISVVVRNEEKAADLAARGIDVHVADYDDPASLTGAFAAGDRVLLISGSEVGRRVPQHTAVIGAAKAAGVAQLAYTGILGGPEADFDLAAEHKVTEQAILDSGLPYTFLRNGWYHENYTAQLPVVLEHGAVVGSAGEGRIASAARADYAAAAAAVLTGEGHLNRVYELSGDTAWSLDEYAAEVAKQSGREVTYAAVPADAHLDILTGAGVPEGFAAILVDVDAAISRGRLAGASGDLSRLIGRPTTPVAQAIASALA, encoded by the coding sequence ATGAGCCGCATCGTCGTCACCGGAGCCACCGGAGCCCTCGGACGCCTGGTCGTCGGGGAACTGCTGACGCGGGTCCCCGCGGACCGGATCAGCGTCGTCGTCCGCAACGAGGAGAAGGCCGCCGACCTCGCCGCGCGGGGCATCGACGTACACGTCGCCGACTACGACGACCCGGCGAGCCTTACCGGCGCCTTCGCCGCGGGCGACCGGGTCCTGCTGATCTCGGGCAGCGAGGTCGGACGCCGCGTCCCGCAGCACACCGCCGTGATCGGGGCGGCCAAGGCGGCGGGCGTCGCGCAGCTCGCCTACACCGGGATCCTCGGCGGCCCGGAGGCGGACTTCGACCTGGCGGCCGAACACAAGGTCACCGAGCAGGCGATCCTGGACTCCGGGCTGCCCTACACCTTCCTCCGCAACGGCTGGTACCACGAGAACTACACCGCCCAGCTCCCCGTCGTCCTGGAGCACGGCGCGGTCGTGGGCAGCGCCGGCGAGGGCCGGATCGCCTCCGCCGCCCGGGCCGACTACGCGGCCGCCGCCGCGGCGGTGCTGACCGGCGAGGGGCACCTGAACCGGGTCTACGAGCTCTCGGGCGACACCGCCTGGAGCCTCGACGAGTACGCGGCCGAGGTGGCGAAGCAGTCCGGCCGCGAGGTCACGTACGCGGCGGTCCCGGCCGATGCCCACCTGGACATCCTGACCGGCGCCGGCGTCCCGGAGGGGTTCGCCGCGATCCTCGTCGACGTGGACGCGGCGATCTCGCGCGGGCGGCTGGCCGGCGCCAGCGGCGACCTGTCCCGGCTGATCGGGCGGCCGACCACACCCGTGGCGCAGGCGATCGCCTCGGCCCTGGCCTGA
- a CDS encoding M28 family metallopeptidase has translation MSLSVSRRLAAVTALAVTAAGLYAATTPAALAAPAPTAVTAAPTPPDIPVANVKAHLAQLQSIATANGGNRAHGKAGYKASVDYVKAKLDAAGFTTTLQTFTSSGATGYNLIADWPGGDPNSVLMAGSHLDSVNAGPGINDNGSGSAAILETALAVSRAQLQPTKHLRFGWWGAEELGMVGSKYYVNSLPAAERSKISGYLNFDMIGSPNPGYFVYDDDPTIEQTFKTYFAGQNIPTEIETEGDGRSDHAPFKNAGIPVGGLFSGADYTKTAAQAQKWGGTSGQAFDRCYHASCDTSANINDTALDRNSDAIAYAVWTLGAATQVPPGPSFENTTDVAVPDSPAPAVTSPITVSGVAGNAPATTKVDVNIVHTYRGDLVIDLLAPDGTAYRLKNSGSDSADNVITTYTVNASSEVANGVWKLQVKDVAAQDTGYINSWRITF, from the coding sequence ATGAGCCTGTCCGTCTCCCGGCGCCTCGCCGCCGTGACCGCGCTCGCGGTCACGGCGGCAGGACTGTACGCGGCCACGACCCCGGCCGCCCTCGCCGCCCCCGCCCCCACGGCGGTCACGGCGGCGCCCACCCCGCCCGACATCCCGGTGGCCAACGTCAAGGCCCACCTGGCACAGCTCCAGTCCATCGCCACCGCCAACGGCGGCAACCGCGCCCACGGCAAGGCCGGCTACAAGGCATCGGTCGACTACGTGAAGGCCAAGCTGGACGCGGCCGGGTTCACCACGACCCTGCAGACCTTCACCTCCAGCGGCGCCACCGGCTACAACCTGATCGCCGACTGGCCGGGCGGCGACCCCAACTCCGTCCTGATGGCCGGCTCACACCTGGACTCGGTGAACGCCGGCCCCGGCATCAACGACAACGGGTCGGGCAGCGCCGCGATCCTGGAGACGGCGCTCGCCGTCTCCCGCGCCCAGCTGCAGCCCACGAAGCACCTGCGGTTCGGCTGGTGGGGCGCCGAGGAGCTGGGCATGGTCGGCTCGAAGTACTACGTGAACAGCCTGCCGGCCGCCGAGAGGTCGAAGATCTCCGGCTACCTGAACTTCGACATGATCGGCTCGCCGAACCCCGGCTACTTCGTCTACGACGACGACCCGACGATCGAGCAGACCTTCAAGACCTACTTCGCGGGCCAGAACATCCCCACGGAGATAGAGACCGAGGGCGACGGCCGCTCCGACCACGCACCGTTCAAGAACGCGGGCATACCGGTCGGTGGCCTGTTCTCCGGCGCCGACTACACCAAGACGGCCGCCCAGGCGCAGAAGTGGGGCGGCACCTCCGGTCAGGCCTTCGACCGCTGCTACCACGCGTCCTGCGACACCTCGGCGAACATCAACGACACCGCGCTCGACCGCAACTCCGACGCCATCGCCTACGCGGTGTGGACCCTCGGCGCGGCCACCCAGGTACCGCCGGGCCCGTCCTTCGAGAACACCACCGACGTGGCGGTCCCGGACTCCCCCGCCCCGGCGGTGACCTCGCCCATCACGGTCTCGGGCGTCGCGGGCAACGCGCCGGCGACCACCAAGGTCGACGTGAACATCGTCCACACCTACCGCGGTGACCTGGTGATCGACCTGCTCGCCCCGGACGGTACGGCGTACCGGCTCAAGAACTCCGGCTCGGACTCGGCGGACAACGTCATCACCACGTACACGGTGAACGCGTCGAGCGAGGTGGCCAACGGCGTGTGGAAGCTCCAGGTCAAGGATGTGGCGGCGCAGGACACCGGCTACATCAACAGCTGGCGGATCACCTTCTGA
- a CDS encoding winged helix-turn-helix transcriptional regulator, translating to MGVREEPGAAETASVKAPMCPSRGVLEHVTSQWGVLVLAALVERPYRFGELRREVGGVSEKMLTQTLRTLERDGFLLRHAHPVIPPRVDYSLTELGREAAEQVWALARWTERRTPDVQAARLAYDEARTS from the coding sequence ATGGGAGTAAGGGAAGAGCCCGGAGCGGCGGAGACCGCCAGTGTGAAAGCCCCGATGTGCCCCTCGCGGGGGGTGCTGGAACACGTCACCAGCCAGTGGGGCGTGCTCGTCCTGGCCGCGCTGGTGGAGCGGCCGTACCGGTTCGGAGAACTGCGCCGGGAGGTGGGCGGTGTCAGCGAGAAGATGCTCACCCAGACCCTGCGGACCCTGGAGCGTGACGGGTTCCTGCTGCGCCACGCGCATCCGGTGATCCCCCCGCGCGTCGACTACTCGCTCACCGAGCTCGGCCGCGAGGCCGCCGAGCAGGTCTGGGCGCTCGCGCGCTGGACCGAGCGGCGTACGCCCGACGTCCAGGCGGCCCGCCTCGCCTACGACGAAGCCCGGACCTCGTAG
- a CDS encoding LolA family protein gives MATNTKTRKAARYAVPVAVFGVAAATIAMVPAFANAGNPDLPKVTAQQLIEKIAASDVQQLSGSAKISTDLGLPTLAGGLLGRAGGGGGVTGGSADPQDKLAQLANGTHTFRIAADGPDRQKLTFLDGKDEYSLTHNGKDVWGYDSKSNQVFHEKDVHSGPGAQPKAGERMPASPQEMAQEALKAAGPTTDVSVGDTAQVAGRDAYQLVLKPKQAGSTVGSVQIAVDAKNGVPLRVQVLSSQGGKPIVDAGFTKVDFAKPAADTFAFTTPKGAKLTEGTDGHGKDAGHGKEWKGLESLPGFQGLTGGAAGAGKGEVKVLGEGWASVAQISVPGGKGLKDAESAANGKDAPKEAKQFLDSLGDKVNGSFGSGRIFSTRLVNALITDDGKVYVGAVTKDALVKTANSAK, from the coding sequence ATGGCAACGAACACGAAGACCCGCAAGGCCGCTCGGTACGCCGTACCGGTCGCGGTGTTCGGCGTGGCGGCCGCGACCATCGCGATGGTCCCGGCCTTCGCCAACGCCGGGAATCCGGACCTGCCGAAGGTGACCGCCCAGCAGCTCATCGAGAAGATCGCGGCCTCGGACGTCCAGCAGCTCTCCGGGAGCGCGAAGATCAGCACCGACCTGGGCCTGCCCACCCTCGCGGGCGGTCTGCTGGGCCGGGCCGGCGGCGGTGGCGGTGTCACCGGTGGTTCGGCCGACCCGCAGGACAAGCTCGCGCAGCTGGCGAACGGGACGCACACCTTCCGCATCGCGGCCGACGGCCCGGACCGCCAGAAGCTCACCTTCCTCGACGGGAAGGACGAGTACAGCCTGACCCACAACGGCAAGGACGTGTGGGGGTACGACAGCAAGTCCAACCAGGTCTTCCACGAGAAGGACGTCCACTCCGGCCCGGGCGCCCAGCCCAAGGCGGGCGAGCGGATGCCCGCTTCGCCGCAGGAGATGGCGCAGGAGGCACTCAAGGCCGCCGGCCCCACGACGGACGTCAGCGTGGGCGACACCGCCCAGGTGGCCGGGCGGGACGCCTACCAGCTGGTGCTCAAGCCCAAGCAGGCCGGCTCCACCGTCGGTTCGGTGCAGATCGCCGTGGACGCCAAGAACGGTGTGCCGCTGCGCGTACAGGTGCTGTCCAGCCAGGGCGGCAAGCCGATCGTGGACGCGGGCTTCACCAAGGTCGACTTCGCCAAGCCGGCCGCCGACACCTTCGCCTTCACCACGCCCAAGGGCGCGAAGCTGACCGAGGGCACGGACGGGCACGGCAAGGACGCCGGCCACGGCAAGGAGTGGAAGGGCCTGGAGTCCCTCCCCGGCTTCCAGGGCCTGACGGGCGGTGCCGCCGGCGCCGGCAAGGGTGAGGTGAAGGTGCTCGGCGAGGGCTGGGCCTCGGTCGCCCAGATCTCCGTACCCGGAGGCAAGGGCCTCAAGGACGCCGAGAGCGCGGCCAACGGCAAGGACGCCCCGAAGGAGGCCAAGCAGTTCCTCGACTCCCTCGGGGACAAGGTCAACGGCTCCTTCGGCTCGGGCCGCATCTTCTCGACCCGCCTGGTCAACGCCCTGATCACGGACGACGGCAAGGTCTACGTGGGCGCGGTCACCAAGGACGCGCTCGTGAAGACGGCCAACTCCGCCAAGTAA
- a CDS encoding 2-oxoacid:ferredoxin oxidoreductase subunit beta — translation MTDVTDAPTPSLLSLVPKAQAKQSMKDFKSDQEVRWCPGCGDYAVLAAVQGFMPELGLAKENIVFVSGIGCSSRFPYYMNTYGMHSIHGRAPAIATGLATSRRDLSVWVVTGDGDALSIGGNHLIHALRRNVNLKILLFNNRIYGLTKGQYSPTSELGKITKSTPMGSLDAPFNPVSLALGAEASFVARTVDSDRKHLTEVLRQAADHRGTALIEIYQNCNIFNDGAFEVLKDQEQAQEAVIRLEHGRPIRFGVDGHKGVVRNQATGDLEVVAVTPENEARILVHDAHAASPTTAFALSRLADPDTLHQTPIGVFRDTDRPVYDTLMADQLDTAIDQRGKGDLTTLLTGNDTWTVVG, via the coding sequence ATGACTGACGTGACCGACGCGCCGACACCGTCGCTGCTCTCGCTGGTGCCCAAGGCCCAGGCCAAGCAGTCGATGAAGGACTTCAAGTCGGACCAGGAGGTCCGCTGGTGTCCGGGCTGCGGTGACTACGCCGTGCTGGCCGCCGTGCAGGGCTTCATGCCCGAACTCGGCCTGGCGAAGGAGAACATCGTCTTCGTCTCGGGCATCGGCTGCTCCTCCCGCTTCCCGTACTACATGAACACGTACGGGATGCACTCCATCCACGGCCGCGCGCCCGCCATCGCCACCGGCCTGGCCACCTCGCGCCGCGACCTGTCCGTCTGGGTCGTCACCGGCGACGGCGACGCCCTGTCCATCGGCGGCAACCACCTCATCCACGCCCTGCGCCGCAACGTCAACCTCAAGATCCTGCTGTTCAACAACCGGATCTACGGCCTCACCAAGGGCCAGTACTCGCCCACTTCGGAGCTCGGCAAGATCACCAAGTCCACGCCGATGGGCTCCCTCGACGCCCCCTTCAACCCGGTCTCGCTCGCGCTCGGCGCCGAAGCCTCCTTCGTGGCCCGCACCGTCGACTCCGACCGCAAGCACCTCACCGAGGTGCTGCGCCAGGCGGCCGACCACCGGGGCACCGCCTTGATCGAGATCTACCAGAACTGCAACATCTTCAACGACGGCGCCTTCGAGGTGCTCAAGGACCAGGAGCAGGCCCAGGAGGCCGTGATCCGCCTCGAACACGGACGGCCGATCCGGTTCGGCGTCGACGGCCACAAGGGCGTCGTGCGCAACCAGGCCACCGGTGACCTGGAGGTCGTCGCCGTCACGCCGGAGAACGAGGCGCGGATCCTGGTCCACGACGCGCACGCGGCGAGCCCGACGACCGCCTTCGCCCTCTCCCGCCTCGCCGACCCCGACACGCTCCACCAGACGCCCATCGGCGTCTTCCGCGACACCGACCGCCCGGTCTACGACACCCTCATGGCCGACCAGCTCGACACCGCGATCGACCAGCGCGGCAAGGGCGACCTGACCACGCTGCTGACCGGCAACGACACCTGGACGGTCGTTGGCTGA
- the rarD gene encoding EamA family transporter RarD, producing the protein MKAENEQRTGLLYGFGAYGMWGLVPLFWPLLKPSGAIEILAHRMVWSLAVVGVALLALRRWGWIADLVRRPRKLGLTALAAFVISVNWGLYIWAVNNGQVVEASLGYFINPLVTIAIGVLVLGERLRRAQWAAVAIGCAAVVVLAVGYGRPPWISLVLAFSFATYGLIKKKLNMGGLESLTAETALLFPPALAYLVWLGVRGESTLTSEGLGHGALLAATGLVTALPLICFGAAAIRVPLSTLGLLQYLAPVFQFGLGVVYFQEAMPPERWAGFSLVWVALVILTWEALRTSRRNRARLEAPAPATAAAPVGTTVPGVTAVPPAAAAPAREPA; encoded by the coding sequence GTGAAGGCGGAGAACGAGCAGCGCACGGGTTTGCTCTACGGATTCGGCGCGTACGGGATGTGGGGGCTGGTGCCCCTCTTCTGGCCGCTGCTCAAGCCTTCCGGGGCGATCGAGATCCTCGCCCACCGCATGGTGTGGTCCCTGGCCGTGGTCGGTGTCGCACTCCTCGCGCTGCGCCGGTGGGGCTGGATCGCCGATCTGGTGCGCCGTCCGCGCAAGCTGGGCCTCACCGCGCTGGCCGCCTTCGTGATCAGCGTGAACTGGGGTCTGTACATCTGGGCGGTCAACAACGGCCAGGTGGTCGAGGCGAGCCTCGGCTACTTCATCAACCCGCTCGTCACCATCGCCATCGGCGTCCTGGTCCTGGGCGAGCGGCTGCGCCGGGCGCAGTGGGCGGCGGTCGCCATCGGCTGCGCCGCCGTGGTGGTGCTCGCCGTCGGGTACGGACGTCCGCCGTGGATCTCGCTGGTGCTGGCCTTCTCCTTCGCCACGTACGGGCTGATCAAGAAAAAGCTCAACATGGGCGGCCTGGAGTCGCTGACCGCCGAGACCGCGCTGCTGTTCCCGCCCGCCCTGGCGTACCTGGTGTGGCTCGGGGTGCGCGGCGAGTCGACGCTCACCTCCGAGGGTCTGGGGCACGGCGCGCTGCTCGCCGCCACGGGCCTGGTGACGGCGCTCCCGCTGATCTGCTTCGGGGCCGCCGCGATCCGCGTGCCGCTGTCCACCCTGGGGCTGCTCCAGTACCTGGCGCCGGTGTTCCAGTTCGGGCTCGGGGTCGTCTACTTCCAGGAGGCGATGCCGCCCGAGCGCTGGGCCGGCTTCTCCCTGGTCTGGGTCGCGCTGGTGATCCTGACGTGGGAGGCGCTGCGCACCTCGCGCCGCAACCGGGCCCGCCTCGAAGCGCCCGCCCCGGCCACCGCCGCCGCCCCGGTCGGCACCACCGTCCCGGGCGTCACCGCCGTACCTCCCGCGGCCGCGGCACCGGCCCGCGAGCCCGCGTAA
- a CDS encoding polyprenyl synthetase family protein produces MTVVGPFGLSVRDQALETDVQAGLAAVEAGLLEATKSEVPFITEAAQHLVRAGGKRFRPLLVLLASRFGDPYAPGIVPSAVVVELTHLATLYHDDVMDEAEVRRGVESANTRWGNSVAVLTGDFLFARASHILADLGPEAVRIQAEAFERLVTGQILETAGPRDGRDPVAHYLDVMAGKTGSLIAVSGRFGALMAGADESVVDILTQYGERLGIAFQLADDVLDIASDSHESGKTPGTDLREGIPTLPVLRLREMAERDRDPDDLDLVRLLDGDLSDDARHAEALARLRVHPALEQARRDTIRYAQDARATLAPLPECFAKSALEELCDAVVHRAG; encoded by the coding sequence GTGACCGTCGTCGGGCCGTTCGGACTGAGCGTGCGGGACCAGGCTCTTGAGACCGATGTCCAGGCCGGACTGGCCGCCGTCGAGGCGGGTCTGCTGGAGGCCACCAAGAGCGAAGTCCCCTTCATCACCGAGGCCGCGCAGCACCTGGTGCGGGCCGGAGGCAAGCGGTTCCGCCCGTTGCTGGTGCTGCTCGCCTCCCGTTTCGGAGATCCGTACGCCCCCGGGATCGTGCCGTCCGCGGTGGTCGTGGAGCTCACCCACCTGGCCACGCTGTACCACGACGACGTCATGGACGAGGCGGAGGTGCGCCGTGGGGTGGAGAGCGCCAACACCCGCTGGGGCAACTCGGTCGCCGTCCTGACGGGTGACTTCCTCTTCGCCCGCGCCTCGCACATCCTGGCCGACCTCGGCCCCGAGGCCGTACGCATCCAGGCGGAGGCCTTCGAGCGGCTGGTGACCGGCCAGATCCTCGAGACGGCCGGCCCGCGCGACGGCCGCGACCCCGTCGCCCACTACCTCGACGTCATGGCCGGCAAGACCGGCTCGCTGATCGCCGTCTCCGGCCGGTTCGGCGCGCTGATGGCGGGCGCCGACGAGTCCGTGGTCGACATCCTGACCCAGTACGGCGAACGGCTCGGCATCGCCTTCCAGCTGGCCGACGACGTCCTCGACATCGCCTCCGACTCCCACGAGTCCGGCAAGACCCCCGGCACCGACCTGCGCGAGGGCATCCCCACCCTGCCCGTCCTGCGCCTGCGCGAGATGGCGGAGCGGGACCGCGACCCCGACGACCTGGACCTCGTACGGCTCCTGGACGGCGACCTGAGCGACGACGCCCGGCACGCCGAGGCCCTGGCCCGGCTGCGCGTGCACCCCGCCCTGGAGCAGGCCCGGCGCGACACCATCCGCTACGCGCAGGACGCGCGGGCCACGCTGGCCCCCCTCCCCGAGTGCTTCGCGAAGTCGGCGCTCGAAGAGCTGTGCGACGCGGTGGTCCACCGCGCCGGTTAG